From one Gossypium hirsutum isolate 1008001.06 chromosome D08, Gossypium_hirsutum_v2.1, whole genome shotgun sequence genomic stretch:
- the LOC107897924 gene encoding uncharacterized protein has translation MDWYSWLSKTALEPSLIYDYGLAFSRNELQKEDLAYFNHEFLQSMGISVAKHRLEILKLARKEVGETPNSLSKLILAINKTRKSFNKYVNKLVHHENNSIKLLPEPGRYRDQWRGGLTRKCNSEKEVNIEQPVRRTRKIAKSGPLDCRVQEKLLAPPRSLKLSGPLDRKMQENLVFNYKSPVTSGPIDIAIAQERLILTTNRSPKLSAPLTYVRPPSPKIHGDYYKEKTGRDYGDQTLWAAMFQDMKPT, from the coding sequence ATGGATTGGTACTCTTGGTTGTCAAAAACTGCCCTTGAGCCCTCACTTATCTATGACTATGGCCTTGCCTTCTCCCGTAATGAGCTTCAAAAAGAGGATTTAGCCTACTTCAATCATGAGTTTCTTCAGAGCATGGGCATATCAGTTGCCAAGCATAGGCTTGAGATTCTCAAGCTTGCTAGGAAGGAAGTTGGAGAAACCCCTAATAGCCTGTCCAAGCTCATTTTGGCAATCAACAAAACCAGAAAGAGCTTTAACAAGTATGTTAACAAGTTGGTTCACCATGAGAATAACTCGATTAAGCTGCTGCCGGAGCCGGGTCGTTATCGAGATCAGTGGAGAGGAGGATTGACAAGGAAGTGCAACAGTGAGAAGGAGGTGAACATTGAGCAGCCAGTGCGGAGAACCAGGAAGATAGCAAAATCTGGCCCCCTGGATTGTAGAGTACAAGAGAAGTTGCTTGCCCCTCCTAGGAGCCTAAAATTGTCAGGGCCACTAGACAGAAAAATGCAGGAGAATCTGGTGTTCAACTATAAGAGCCCTGTGACATCTGGTCCTATTGATATTGCAATTGCACAAGAGAGGTTGATTCTCACAACAAATAGGAGCCCAAAACTATCAGCACCTCTTACTTATGTAAGACCTCCAAGCCCAAAGATTCATGGTGACTACTACAAGGAAAAGACAGGCAGGGACTATGGTGATCAGACATTATGGGCTGCAATGTTTCAGGACATGAAACCCACTTGA